From one Meles meles chromosome 18, mMelMel3.1 paternal haplotype, whole genome shotgun sequence genomic stretch:
- the ELAC2 gene encoding zinc phosphodiesterase ELAC protein 2 — translation MWALRSVLLFRFAAGRAMSQGPARRQRPPKDPLRHLRTREKRGAAWEPGGPNTVYLQVVAAGGRDVGAALYVFSEYNRYLFNCGEGVQRLMQEHKLKVARLDNIFLTRMHWSNVGGLCGMILTLKETGLPKCVLSGPPQLEKYLEAIKIFSGPLKGIDLAVRPHSAPEYKDETMTVFQVPIYSERKCGGRQASPSPERLSPGRSSDSGSAENKQHLPDGIGQKKSGRDPSLVVAFICKLHVKKGNFLVLKAKELGLPVGTAAIAPIIAAVKDGKSITYEGREILPEEICTPPDPGLAFVVVECPDEGFIQPICENATFKRYQGHADAPVALVVHMAPQCVLEDRRYQQWMERFGPATQHLVLNESCLSVHNLRSHKIQTQLSLIHPTIFPPLATPRRQEEHAALPVPTVRGECLLKYQLRPRREWQRDAVIVCNPDEFIAEALELPNFQESVQEYREAAQAGPDPAEKRSQYPEIVFLGTGSAVPMKIRNVSATLVRMSPDRSLLLDCGEGTFGQLCRHYGDKVDRVLGTLAAVFVSHLHADHHTGLLNILLQRERALASLGKPCAPLLVVAPTQLQAWLRLYHDRCQRLLQHVSLIPAKCLQKGAEVSSPAVERLMASLLEACELAEFQTCLVRHCKHAFGCALVHTSGWKVVYSGDTMPCEALVQMGKDATLLIHEATLEDGLEEEAVEKTHSTTSQAIGVGVRMNAGFTMLNHFSQRYAKVPLFSPDFNEKVGIAFDHMKVCFGDLPTVPKLTAPLKALFAGDIEEMEERREKREVRLARAALLSREQAAGPEDGMSPHKRALAEQPQSPQSKKVRAQ, via the exons ATGTGGGCTCTCCGCTCGGTGCTGCTGTTCCGCTTCGCGGCCGGGCGCGCCATGTCGCAGGGACCCGCCCGCCGCCAGCGGCCGCCCAAGGACCCGCTGCGGCACCTGCGCACGCGGGAGAAGCGCGGCGCGGCGTGGGAGCCCGGGGGGCCGAACACCGTGTACCTGCAGGTGGTGGCGGCCGGCGGCCGGGACGTGGGCGCGGCGCTCTACGTGTTTTCCGAGTACAACCG GTACCTCTTCAACTGTGGAGAAGGCGTGCAGAGGCTCATGCAGGAGCACAA GTTGAAGGTGGCTCGTTTGGATAATATATTCCTGACCCGGATGCACTGGTCTAACGTTGGGGGGTTGTGTG GAATGATTCTTACCTTAAAGGAAACCGGCCTCCCAAAGTGTGTGCTTTCTGGACCTCCACAACTG GAAAAATACCTAGAAGCTATCAAGATATTTTCTGGTCCTTTGAAAGGAATAGACCTGG CTGTGCGGCCCCACTCGGCACCAGAATATAAGGACGAGACCATGACCGTCTTCCAGGTTCCCATATACA GTGAGCGGAAGTGTGGAGGGCGCCAGGCATCCCCGAGCCCAGAGCGACTCAGTCCAGGACGGTCTTCGGATTCTGGATCCGCTGAAAACAAGCAGCACCTTCCAGATG GTATTGGCCAGAAAAAGAGCGGCAGGGACCCCTCCTTGGTTGTAGCTTTCATCTGTAAG CTCCACGTGAAGAAGGGAAACTTCCTGGTGCTCAAAGCCAAGGAGCTGGGCCTGCCAGT CGGGACAGCTGCCATCGCTCCCATCATTGCTGCCGTCAAGGACGGGAAGAGCATCACTTACGAGGGCAGAGAG ATTCTGCCCGAAGAGATCTGTACTCCTCCAGATCCTGGTCTTGCTTTTGTTGTGGTGGAATGTCCGGATGAAGGATTCATTCAGCCCATCTGTGAGAACGCCACCTTCAAGAG gtACCAAGGCCATGCCGATGCCCCCGTGGCGCTGGTGGTTCACATGGCCCCACAGTGTGTGCTTGAGGACCGCAGATACCAGCAGTGGATGGAGAG GTTTGGGCCCGCCACCCAGCACCTGGTCCTGAACGAGAGCTGCCTGTCCGTCCACAATCTCCGCAGCCACAAGATCCAGACGCAGCTCAGCCTCATCCACCCCACCATCTTCCCCCCGCTCGCCACCCCCCGCCGCCAG GAGGAACACGCCGCCCTCCCTGTGCCCACAGTCCGGGGCGAATGTCTCCTCAAGTATCAGCTCCGTCCAcggagggagtggcagag GGATGCGGTTATTGTCTGCAATCCCGACGAATTCATCGCTGAGGCGCTGGAGCTCCCCAACTTCCAGGAAAGCGTGCAGGAGTACCGCGAGGCCGCGCAGGCCGGCCCAGACCCAGCAG AGAAGAGAAGCCAGTATCCAGAAATTGTCTTCCTCGGCACGGGCTCCGCCGTCCCCATGAAGATCCGCAACGTCAGTGCCACGCTTGTCCGCATGAG CCCTGACAGGTCGCTGCTCCTGGACTGTGGCGAGGGCACGTTTGGGCAACTGTGCCGTCACTACGGAGACAAGGTGGACAGGGTCCTGGGCACCCTCGCCGCCGTGTTCGTGTCTCACCTGCATGCGGATCACCACACG gGCTTGCTCAATATCCTGCTGCAGAGAGAACGGGCTCTG GCGTCCCTGGGGAAGCCGTGTGCCCCGCTGCTGGTGGTGGCCCCGACGCAGCTCCAGGCCTGGCTCCGGCTGTACCACGACCGGTGCCAGCGGCTGCTGCAGCACGTGAG CCTGATTCCTGCCAAGTGCCTTCAGAAGGGAGCGGAGGTCTCCAGCCCCGCCGTTGAAAGGCTGATGGCTTCGCTGCTGGAAGCGTGTGAGCTGGCCGAG TTTCAGACCTGCCTGGTGCGGCACTGCAAGCATGCTTTTGGCTGCGCGCTGGTCCACACGTCCGGCTGGAAAGTGGTCTACTCCGGGGACACCATGCCCTGCGAGGCCCTGGTCCAGATGG GGAAGGACGCCACCCTCCTGATACATGAGGCCACGCTGGAAGACGGCCTGGAGGAGGAGGCCGTGGAAAAGACACACAG CACCACGTCCCAGGCGATTGGCGTGGGGGTGCGGATGAACGCGGGGTTCACCATGCTGAACCACTTCAGCCAGCGCTACGCCAAGGTGCCCCTCTTCAGCCCCGACTTCAACGAGAAAGTGGGGATCGCCTTTGACCACATGAAG GTCTGCTTCGGGGACCTGCCGACAGTGCCCAAGCTGACCGCGCCGCTGAAAGCCCTGTTTGCCGGTGACATCGAGGAGATGGAGGAGCGCAGGGAGAAGCGGGAGGTGCGGCTGGCACGGGCGGCCCTGCTGTCCCGGGAGCAGGCGGCCGGCCCTGAGGACGGGATGTCCCCGCACAAGCGGGCCCTCGCAGAGCAGCCTCAGAGCCCACAGAGCAAGAAAGTCAGGGCACAGTGA